Proteins encoded in a region of the Thermoproteales archaeon genome:
- a CDS encoding SDR family oxidoreductase, with protein sequence MRKRGGSIINISSIFALIGSDWSVASYNASKGGILSLTRALAIEWLPII encoded by the coding sequence ATGCGGAAAAGGGGAGGAAGCATAATCAATATTTCTTCAATTTTTGCATTGATCGGTAGCGATTGGAGTGTAGCGTCTTATAATGCTTCTAAGGGCGGTATTTTATCTTTAACGCGTGCTCTTGCTATCGAATGGCTCCCTATAATATAA